The following coding sequences are from one Collimonas arenae window:
- a CDS encoding glycoside hydrolase family 88 protein, with protein MNDDYVATLETAVRHLCRSADAVVEGLEKWGGVPRLNAMTGSYSWDSEYIWDSWANFQWAGFLAGRLWLLSRLAQDQRYADAAMHISRQIGPVLAKNPTTFSSTGIDMYYALTLGYQMTGDKQLKEWALAGGDNFANIFDKKANAFLQIASADRIVIDTGLNLPSMLWASQWEPERATLPYRHLDTVLSVGLVREDGSSCHAAALDPGTRSVTHLFSLQGWRDDSVWARGQAWAMLGYAHGYEASGNQKYLDAAERAADWYVQNAPPDWVPRYDYFDPEREKMPYDSCAAAIATAVLFRLARWIPDKAERYRATARETLKTLIAKFLTDGGVLLHGTWGRMRHIEPGHPRLGRFPQEDVMPYGNYWIAECLFRELQSDWSPLSLNDKH; from the coding sequence ATGAACGATGACTATGTGGCCACGCTAGAAACTGCAGTGCGCCACTTGTGCCGCAGCGCGGATGCTGTGGTGGAGGGGTTGGAAAAGTGGGGCGGAGTTCCGCGGCTCAATGCGATGACCGGCAGCTACAGTTGGGATTCCGAGTACATTTGGGATAGCTGGGCGAACTTCCAGTGGGCGGGCTTCCTTGCCGGGCGCTTGTGGTTGCTATCCCGACTCGCGCAAGACCAGCGCTATGCCGATGCTGCAATGCATATCAGTCGGCAAATCGGCCCCGTGCTTGCGAAAAACCCGACGACCTTTTCGTCGACTGGCATAGATATGTATTATGCCCTCACGCTCGGCTACCAAATGACGGGCGACAAACAACTGAAGGAATGGGCTTTGGCAGGCGGTGACAATTTTGCCAACATTTTTGACAAAAAAGCCAATGCATTTCTGCAGATAGCAAGTGCCGATCGGATTGTCATTGATACCGGGCTGAATTTGCCGTCGATGCTTTGGGCCTCTCAATGGGAGCCTGAGCGGGCAACGTTGCCCTACAGGCATCTGGACACAGTCTTGTCAGTTGGCCTTGTACGAGAGGATGGCTCTAGCTGTCACGCTGCAGCCCTGGATCCTGGAACAAGGTCGGTCACGCATTTGTTTAGCCTTCAAGGCTGGCGCGACGACAGTGTTTGGGCACGTGGTCAGGCGTGGGCAATGCTCGGATACGCGCACGGATACGAAGCGAGTGGCAATCAGAAATATCTGGATGCTGCAGAACGTGCTGCCGACTGGTATGTGCAAAACGCGCCTCCGGACTGGGTACCTCGATACGATTACTTCGATCCGGAGCGTGAAAAAATGCCCTATGACTCCTGTGCAGCAGCAATTGCCACAGCTGTCCTGTTCCGGCTAGCACGCTGGATTCCGGACAAAGCGGAGCGCTATCGCGCCACAGCTCGCGAAACTCTGAAGACTCTGATCGCGAAATTCCTTACAGACGGCGGTGTTCTTTTGCACGGAACCTGGGGGCGCATGCGCCACATAGAACCAGGCCACCCGCGTCTGGGCAGATTTCCTCAAGAGGATGTCATGCCCTATGGAAATTACTGGATCGCTGAGTGCCTCTTCCGAGAGCTTCAAAGCGATTGGTCCCCCCTTTCATTGAACGACAAACACTAA
- the dapA gene encoding 4-hydroxy-tetrahydrodipicolinate synthase, which yields MKFTADGIYTAIVTPFTANDEFDEKAFRKLIDFQVDEGAGGLLVAGGSGEYVSLTPSERKKVVEVAVDQVRGRIPIIVGALAPATREVLDTAKHAADAGADAVLVLPPYYIKPSADGIVEHFATIADGTSLPIVAYNNTGRTGLTLDIPILERLTKLPSVVALKECERDLAVVSAKIKAVGERIAVMSGDDDLGFPTFLLGSPGGIFMTANLVPAFHKKLFDATKRGDIANAKKAHYALLALVEALYTANHPGPLKDAMAYVGQPIGAARTPLQHGSAESLKRAKAAIEALQSLVF from the coding sequence ATGAAATTCACTGCAGATGGAATCTACACAGCGATCGTCACGCCCTTCACCGCAAACGACGAATTTGACGAAAAAGCCTTTCGAAAACTCATCGACTTCCAAGTGGATGAGGGCGCTGGTGGACTGCTTGTTGCCGGCGGAAGCGGCGAATACGTCAGCCTCACGCCATCCGAGCGGAAAAAGGTCGTGGAAGTTGCGGTTGACCAAGTGCGGGGGCGGATCCCGATTATCGTCGGCGCGTTGGCTCCGGCTACCCGCGAGGTGCTGGACACTGCCAAGCATGCTGCTGACGCTGGCGCCGACGCGGTCTTGGTCCTTCCTCCTTACTATATCAAGCCAAGCGCGGATGGAATTGTCGAGCACTTTGCCACGATCGCGGACGGCACTTCGTTGCCGATTGTCGCGTACAACAACACGGGCCGCACGGGACTGACCCTGGACATCCCGATTCTTGAACGGCTAACGAAACTGCCGTCCGTGGTGGCCTTGAAGGAATGTGAGCGCGATCTTGCCGTTGTCTCCGCAAAAATCAAGGCGGTGGGCGAGCGCATCGCTGTCATGTCCGGTGATGATGACCTTGGCTTCCCGACCTTTCTATTAGGTAGCCCCGGCGGCATTTTTATGACGGCAAACCTCGTACCTGCCTTCCACAAGAAGCTTTTCGACGCCACCAAACGCGGCGACATCGCCAATGCGAAAAAAGCCCACTATGCTTTGTTGGCGTTAGTTGAAGCTCTCTACACCGCCAATCATCCAGGCCCCCTCAAGGACGCGATGGCCTATGTTGGTCAACCAATTGGCGCTGCTCGTACTCCGCTGCAGCACGGAAGCGCCGAAAGTCTCAAGCGCGCCAAGGCTGCCATCGAAGCCTTGCAAAGCCTTGTATTCTAA
- a CDS encoding amino acid ABC transporter substrate-binding protein, with amino-acid sequence MKTSICSLSVAAVFGILSTCTLPAYAGKTLDAIKSKGQLACGVNPGLEGFAAVDNQGNWKGIDVDVCKAVAAAVLSDANKVKWVPLNAVQRFAALQSGEIDILSRNTTWTLTRDASLGLNFTGTMFYDGQAFMVQKPKTDPVTKKTTGANITSVKQLKGATVCVRSGTTTERTLTDFSKANGLNLKAVVYESQEATDKAYFSGRCQAYTSDASNLASVRSAQAPNPADHVILPELISKEPFSPSVRRGDDEFFAIVKWVVYALIEAEEYGITQANVDDLKANSKDPAVQRILGTGEDMGRLLGLNKDWAYRAIKAEGNYGEMFERNVGAKSPLKLTRGLNNLWNKGGLLYVPPVR; translated from the coding sequence ATGAAAACCTCGATCTGTTCGCTGTCGGTTGCCGCAGTATTCGGCATTTTGTCCACCTGTACGCTGCCGGCTTATGCCGGCAAGACGCTAGACGCAATCAAGTCCAAAGGTCAGTTAGCCTGCGGTGTGAATCCCGGTCTAGAGGGATTCGCGGCTGTTGACAATCAAGGCAATTGGAAGGGGATCGACGTGGATGTCTGCAAGGCGGTGGCGGCAGCGGTGCTTTCCGACGCGAACAAGGTCAAGTGGGTACCGCTCAATGCTGTGCAGCGTTTCGCGGCGCTCCAGTCGGGTGAAATCGACATTCTGTCGCGCAACACCACCTGGACGCTTACGCGCGATGCTTCGTTGGGGTTGAACTTCACGGGAACAATGTTCTATGACGGCCAGGCGTTCATGGTGCAAAAACCGAAGACGGATCCTGTGACCAAGAAGACTACCGGAGCCAACATCACTAGCGTGAAACAACTCAAGGGCGCAACTGTATGCGTTCGATCCGGGACGACTACGGAGAGAACTCTCACTGACTTTTCGAAAGCCAATGGCCTCAATCTGAAGGCTGTCGTCTACGAATCGCAAGAGGCGACAGATAAAGCTTACTTCAGTGGTCGCTGCCAGGCATATACCTCAGACGCTTCAAATCTGGCATCGGTGCGCAGTGCACAAGCGCCGAATCCGGCAGACCATGTCATCCTGCCCGAGCTCATCTCCAAGGAACCTTTCTCTCCCTCGGTGCGGCGCGGAGATGACGAGTTCTTTGCCATCGTGAAATGGGTTGTCTATGCTTTGATTGAAGCAGAGGAGTATGGCATCACGCAAGCCAACGTCGACGATCTGAAGGCCAACAGCAAGGATCCAGCGGTGCAGCGCATCCTTGGCACCGGCGAAGACATGGGGCGTCTGCTGGGGCTGAACAAGGACTGGGCTTACCGCGCCATCAAGGCCGAGGGAAATTACGGCGAAATGTTCGAGCGAAACGTCGGGGCCAAGTCGCCTTTGAAGCTCACCCGCGGATTGAACAATCTGTGGAATAAGGGCGGCTTGCTCTACGTGCCGCCAGTTCGCTAA
- a CDS encoding ABC transporter permease subunit (The N-terminal region of this protein, as described by TIGR01726, is a three transmembrane segment that identifies a subfamily of ABC transporter permease subunits, which specificities that include histidine, arginine, glutamine, glutamate, L-cystine (sic), the opines (in Agrobacterium) octopine and nopaline, etc.), translating to MEHTGHQSWGGGWRSKSTRSVIYQVVALAAVIAMATCLLHNTLTNMHERGVQSGYDFLSQPAGFSISETLLAFDSSDSYLRALAAGLLNTLRVALLGCVLSTVAGTLIGIGRLSRNVLLRSLCGAYVEAVRNVPLLLQLFALYFILTELMPPIDAALHPVAGLFLSKNGLQFPLPKWDAGYWGAFAGAMAAAAGGCAWGIYARRKREMNGHRLPVFVPLILIAIVCVGAGWMLGGAPHVIDAPGEQMALSTAVPP from the coding sequence ATGGAACATACTGGACATCAGAGTTGGGGAGGCGGGTGGCGTAGCAAAAGCACCCGCAGCGTAATCTATCAGGTGGTCGCGCTGGCAGCGGTGATCGCCATGGCGACATGCCTGTTACACAACACGCTCACAAACATGCACGAGCGTGGTGTTCAAAGCGGATATGACTTCCTGTCGCAGCCGGCCGGTTTCTCTATCAGTGAAACCTTGCTCGCCTTCGATTCGAGCGACTCGTACCTGCGCGCCCTGGCGGCAGGGCTGCTGAACACCCTTCGCGTTGCACTGCTTGGCTGCGTTCTGTCGACTGTTGCCGGCACGTTGATCGGTATCGGCCGTCTCTCTCGCAATGTACTACTGCGGTCGCTCTGTGGCGCCTATGTGGAAGCTGTACGAAACGTACCATTGCTTCTGCAGCTGTTTGCGCTCTACTTCATATTGACCGAGCTGATGCCGCCGATCGATGCGGCATTGCATCCCGTTGCAGGACTTTTTCTGAGCAAAAATGGTCTGCAATTTCCCCTTCCGAAATGGGATGCCGGCTACTGGGGTGCATTTGCAGGAGCCATGGCCGCTGCGGCCGGCGGCTGTGCATGGGGCATTTATGCCAGACGGAAGCGAGAGATGAATGGCCATCGGTTGCCGGTATTTGTACCGCTGATCTTGATTGCGATTGTCTGTGTTGGTGCTGGGTGGATGTTGGGAGGAGCGCCACATGTGATCGATGCCCCCGGCGAACAGATGGCTTTATCGACGGCGGTGCCGCCGTGA
- a CDS encoding ABC transporter permease subunit: protein MTPEFLTILIGLTVYNAAFIAEIVRGGIQSVPFGQHEAAAALGLGRTLELRFVQLPQAMRVIVPPLTSQYLNLTKNSSLAIAIGYPDLVSVANTTLNQTGRAFECISLVMACYLTLSLVTAVGMNIYNKRSLIKER, encoded by the coding sequence GTGACGCCAGAGTTTTTGACTATTCTGATCGGCTTGACGGTCTATAACGCCGCCTTCATCGCAGAAATAGTACGCGGCGGCATTCAATCAGTGCCCTTTGGGCAGCACGAGGCTGCGGCAGCGCTGGGGTTGGGCCGAACACTCGAATTGCGTTTTGTGCAGTTGCCCCAGGCAATGCGCGTGATTGTTCCGCCGCTGACCAGTCAGTACTTGAATCTGACCAAAAACTCATCTCTCGCTATCGCTATTGGATATCCCGACTTGGTCTCGGTAGCAAATACGACGCTGAATCAGACGGGACGCGCCTTCGAGTGCATTTCACTTGTCATGGCGTGTTATCTGACGCTTTCGCTGGTGACAGCGGTCGGCATGAATATCTATAACAAACGGTCACTCATCAAGGAGCGCTGA
- a CDS encoding amino acid ABC transporter permease has translation MHGIMKSSCAASSVKPRTSSLSKAWLWCRKNLFGGVFNTVVTCVIVVLALSVLPSAFNWAIRNAVFAPDSAACRAAAEHGACWGVIAAKYRIMLFGRYPFPEQWRPLCVTIALVFLLVLSCWRRMWRAGLLVVWLVTLLSAFFMLRGGLFGLDPVETERWGGLPLTMLLSMVSLALSFPLAVMIALGRRSRMPVIKALCVLFVEIVRGVPLISVLFMASFMFPFLLPQGVSIDVLVRVLVGLTLFTGAYLAEAVRAGLQAIPKGQVEAAHAIGLSTWQTNRKIVLPQALRLVVPSMMNTLIGTFKDTSLVTIVGLFELTGALQLALADAEWRRFYIEGQLFMAAIYFVFCFSMSRYSRWIERHLNRGTRRQ, from the coding sequence GTGCATGGCATTATGAAAAGTTCGTGTGCAGCAAGTAGCGTGAAACCCAGGACTTCCTCCCTGAGTAAGGCTTGGCTGTGGTGTAGAAAGAATCTGTTTGGCGGTGTGTTCAACACCGTGGTCACGTGTGTCATTGTAGTTCTGGCGTTGTCGGTTCTTCCGTCGGCGTTTAATTGGGCTATCCGAAACGCCGTATTTGCACCCGATAGCGCTGCGTGTCGAGCAGCTGCGGAGCATGGCGCATGCTGGGGCGTTATAGCCGCCAAGTACCGGATTATGCTGTTCGGGCGCTATCCATTTCCTGAGCAGTGGCGCCCGCTCTGCGTAACGATCGCCCTTGTGTTTCTGCTCGTGTTGAGTTGCTGGAGAAGGATGTGGCGCGCTGGATTGCTGGTGGTCTGGCTGGTGACGCTTCTGTCGGCATTTTTTATGTTGCGAGGTGGCTTGTTCGGACTCGATCCCGTTGAAACTGAACGCTGGGGTGGACTTCCACTCACCATGTTGCTGTCCATGGTCAGCCTTGCACTCTCGTTTCCGCTGGCAGTGATGATCGCGTTGGGGCGTCGATCCAGGATGCCGGTAATCAAGGCACTCTGCGTCTTGTTTGTGGAGATTGTTCGAGGCGTACCGCTCATTTCAGTCTTGTTCATGGCGTCATTCATGTTCCCGTTTTTGTTGCCGCAAGGAGTGAGCATCGATGTCCTTGTGCGGGTGCTTGTCGGATTGACGCTTTTCACCGGGGCCTATCTCGCCGAAGCAGTTCGGGCGGGATTGCAGGCCATCCCGAAAGGACAAGTTGAGGCGGCTCACGCAATTGGCCTTTCGACCTGGCAGACGAATCGCAAAATCGTCCTGCCGCAGGCACTGCGTCTTGTTGTTCCTTCGATGATGAATACCCTGATCGGGACCTTCAAGGACACCTCTCTGGTGACGATTGTAGGACTCTTCGAGCTGACGGGAGCCCTCCAGCTTGCCCTTGCCGATGCCGAGTGGCGGCGCTTCTACATTGAAGGGCAGCTATTTATGGCTGCAATCTACTTTGTCTTCTGCTTCTCCATGTCGCGCTACAGCCGCTGGATCGAACGCCATTTGAACCGTGGTACGCGCCGCCAATGA